The genomic stretch tgtgattgggagttggagattgATGGTGGAACAGTTGTTTTATCTTTGTTGTATTTGGCTTACTTTaattatgcagtaaactgaccccgttgttgttttgtaaacctgtggtgatccattcagcgGTGGTGAGCAGTTTGTTTAGCAGGTACAGTTAGTCTTGATGCTCGCGGAACGTGGAAgagaatcgagtcatcacgctaccgaagtAGATATCGCTGTCACTCATGTCTAGTAGTCCTTCCAGTTGTTTATGTTGCATCTTTCTCACGCTGGTTTATGATGTAAAGTATAAAACTATTTATAAATGTtctattattgtttatttgatctgcTTACCTCAGAAAACcaagatggtagcacctttatacATTGGGgcggtccttggtaaggcatcttggtgtatggaggtgttacactGAAACCGATCCAACCCGACCTGATGATGACCTGTAACCCGACACGACCTGATAATCAATGAGCCGAACTCCAGCCTAATCCGGCCTAGTActaacccgattaaattgataacccgataattattaagcttaatattgatcaaattgaAAACgatttattgtctaatttgatacTTTGAGCttaataatgaagtaattaaaccaaataatgatCGAAAAACTAATTTAATCGTTAAAAATGAAGTAATGCGATAAAATCGGTAGACCCGATAATCACGCGACCCAAACTCGACCAAATCGGATACATCATTTGACCAAAAATGACCCTACCCGATAACGACCTGACTCaaacccgactcgacccgaaTAAATAGGTTGACCCGACATAAATCGAACCCGTTTTAACCCGACCTGACTTAACCCGACCCAAGTAAACCGATTACGTACCACCTATACCTTCTACGGTTCTACCCCTTCATGGTCCACACTCCATGTCAATCAGTTAAGGAGTACTAATTATAGTAGTTGGTAACGTAAAGCCAATTCTAATATTATTTTAAATCTTCATTAGGTTTTTTAAAAACTTGATGATTAATTAAACGGATTTTATAACCTATGTCCAGTGGGTATAGGAtaagaaaccaaaatggaaagaATTAAATgttatttttatgggaaattgcaatATACTATCACTTTTACTCCACTTTACAAGAAACACATTTAATTATTTTCAATTTtagtttcttatcctatgcctagttggcataggttagaaaaacccataatttttttttttttttttgaaaggagACTCGAAGTCTCTACTGCATTAATAATAAATCCGAAACAACCGCATCGTTCGCGATCAAAGGCAATCCCTCTGACCACACATACTTGCCAACTACTCTAGGAAACGGATGCGCTAGCGCATGAGCCACTCCATTGTTCAAGCGACTCGTAAAAGACCAAATAAcagaattaaaagagaaacatAAAGATCGAATGTCATCTAAAACTAAATCAAAAATACTTCTGCCCGAACTGGATTTCCTCAGTGCTTCAATAACTTGTAGACAATCGCTTTCGACGATAATGTTCTCGTGGCCTCTTCGCCGTGCTTCCTTAATCCCTTCCAGAACCGCCACCGCCTCCGCAATGTGACTCTCCCACAGCTGCTCCAACACATGCGTCGCTCCCCAAAGCACCCGGCCCCTTCCATCTCGGCACACCATACCCAGATTCACACCCGCCCCTTCTTGAACACCTGCATCCGCATTCACTTTCACATACCCTTCTGTAGGTGCCACCCAACCTCTCCGAGGGTTCTCCCTCCTCCCACCTCCTTCCTCATCCCTTGTACCCCGCCACACATATCCCCCACCCTCTATCTCCTCCATGACTCCTCTTACCCGCTTCACCACACTATCTGGGTCGACCTCCCGAGCCTCAAAGATAACCTTGTTGCGATGCTCCCACAACGCCCAACAACCCACCATAAACCAACCGCATTCCCTCCCTCCAAACTCCTTCCACTTCGCCTCAATCCAATCCCGCACACTCCCCCCTCCCGCATCCATCTCTTCCCCTGCCAAACCGAGCCCCTCCCAAACCCTTTGAGCCACCCCGCAGTCTCGGAAAACATGTAAACttgactcaaaacaagaattGCAAAAGGAACAGAAAGAAGACTCACCTCGAACTCGAGTGGCGATGTTTGCTCTTGTTGCTAAAGCTTCGCTGCACAGTTGCCAAAAGAAAAGCTTCACTCGAGGCCACACCGGGATTTTCCAGAGCCTAGTCCACAACCATTTCTCCCTCTCCCAATTCGACACTCCCCCCACTTCCAAGAAATCACTTCCACCCGCTAGCAGTCGATAGGCCGACCTCACAGAGAACACTCCGTCCTTTTCCGCGCACCAAAACCACTCGTCATTAATAGCACTCTCACTAAGACGGATATTCTTAATCCGAGCTCCTTCGAACCCCAAGAAAATATCGTCAATCAGCTGCCCATTCCAAGCCTTGCCACCATCAATGAGCAGGTCCGCGACCCTCATATCTGCGTGCCCCGGGGGTTGGGGTGTAATAACCCTTCCCATTTGATTCGACACCACCCATGCATCACCCCAGACTCGAGTAGATAACCCATCTCCTATACGCCTTCGCAGACCCAAGCCGAGCACCCCTTTCGCCTCCCATATACCCCTCCAAGTGTAGCTAGGGTGATTGCCAATGTTTGACGACAAGAACTCACCATTCGGGTAATATCTAGCCTTCATAACACGAGCCCATAAGCTCTCCGTCTCCGTCATGAGTCTCCACGCCTGTTTACTCAATAGAGCAAGGTTAAACAGCTTGAAATCACGGAAGCCCATCCCTCCCATTCCCTTGGGCTGACAGAGCTTTTTCCACGAAACCCACGAGATACCCCTCTTCCCCTCCTCATGTCCCCACCAAAATCTCGACATCATACTTCTAAGCTCCTCACAAAAGTTAACGGGGATTttaaaaatactcataacataggtagggagtgaattggcaaCAGCCTTTAAAAGAACCTCCTTACCAGCCCTAGACAAAATCTTCCCACGCCAACCTTTCAACCTTTTGCTCAGCTTGTCTCGCAGGATGTTAGTGAGCACCTTCTTAGAACGTCCCACCACCGTAGGAAGCCCCAAATATCGCTCCTGCTCTTCGACCTCAATAATACCCAACCTTGTCGCTAGATTACTCCTCTTCGTTAGGGGCACCCCCTTGCTAAAAGAAACGGTAGTCTTATCAAGATTTACCAGCTGACCAGAGGCATATTCATACCGTCTCAAAATATCACACACAGCTGCAGCTTCCTCCTCTGTGGCTCTAGTAAAGAAGATACTATCGTATGCAAAGAGTAAATGGGAAATTTCTGGTGCCCCATTCGAAATCCTGACCCCGTGGAGAGCTCCATCAGCTACAGCTTGACGCATTAAACTCGACAAAACTTCCGCACAAAGAATGAACAGATAAGGGGATAAAGGGTCGCCCTGTCGTAATCCCCTAGTTGGTCGAAAGGTACGGGATGGGTTCCCATTAACCAAAACCGAGAAAGAGACCGAGGTCACACAAGCCATAACCCGATCAACCCAATTTCTGTCCAAACCCATAACGCAAAGGACTCTATAAAGGAACCGCCACTCAACCCTGTCATATGCTTTTGCCATATCCAATTTAATCGCCATATTTCCTTCCACCTGTCGCGAGCTCTTCATAGCATGAAACACCTCAAAAGCTATAAGCACGTTGTCCGATATTGTTCTCCCAGGCGTAAAAGCCCCTTGATTCTCCGAGACGATGTCCCCCAAGAACTGCTTCAGACGATTTGCAAGGACCTTCGAGACAAGCTTGTAAACAACGTTGCAAAGGCTAATCGGCCGAAAGTCTCGTATTTTATCCGGGGCCTTCTTCTTTGGGATGAGAACAATGTTTGTTTTATTAATATCTCTCGGAGACCGCTCACCTCGAAGGATAGCAAGGACAGCTCGAACCACTTCCTGCCCAACCAGACTCCAATAAGTTTGATAGAAGAGGCCATTCATACCATCCGGACCCGGCGCCTTCAAGGGGTGCATTTGATTCAAGGCCTCGAGCACCTCCTCCTCCCCGTAATCTCTTCGCAGGCCTTCGTTCATTACCTCAGTAACACGACCTCCAATTCCCGTCAAGACATCATCGAAGTTGGTGGGATTCGAAGAAGTAAAGAGAGCTTGAAAATATTCCATCGCCACATTAGTAACAGCCTCGGTACCCACCCTTTCAGCCCCTTCATCATCAATTAGCTTTGCAATATAATTTTTCCTTTTCCGTTCTCCTGCTCGAGTGTGAAAAAACTTGGTATTTCGGTCCCCATCTTTAAGCCACAGCGCTCTTGACCTTTGTCTCCAATATTGTTCCTCCTGGCGACGAAGATTGGAAATTTTCGCCACCAGTTGTCTTCTTCGCTGCACATTTTCCTCAGAACGATCCCCTTCATTAAAACGTGCCAGCTGCTTCCTCTTCTTCTCTATCTCTTTGCCTATTTTGTTTATATTGATCTTCTGCCACCCTCTCAATTCCCGCGCACATTCATCAAGGACCGCCACCAAGTCACCTCTTCCCCTCGCCACCCCTCTCTCCACGGCATCCTCACTCCCCTCCTCTCCaacccaaatttgttcaaaacGAAACGGTCGCACTCTGGCCATTAGTTAAATATAGAAGATCATGTTCATTCcattcttttctttgtttttattaATCAATTATAGTCCAAGATTCTGCCTGACAAAATCCTGCAAGCTTAAATTATCAACTGCCATTAGTGGTCACTAATTagatgttttgtccataataagaCCACATTATTTGGGTGATTAGTGCATTCACAGGCCAAAATTTCTCAGTATATTTTATGGAGGTGTACATCATAACCGATGAAAATACTCGTTTATTTCTCCTAAATTCTAAAATTTTTACCATTTTTAATTTCTCATTGATCAGGACATATGATGACGTCATAAACTGGGTCAGGTTCTCTCTTTGGAGTCCTAATGCATATACAACAATAACATTACCTCATTGTTTCAATGACTTCCGCGAATTGTGGGGTAacggggtcggatgtacgcaatTTTGCCCTTCTGTTAGTAAGTAACATAAAGAGTCAGTTTTCGAATTACCCAATTTGGAAATTGCGTCGAAAACTACATCAAAGGACTCTTACTTTACAATAAAAAGAAGCGCAGTCACTTGCGTGAGCCATTTTGTTTTATTCCATAATCATCTAGAATCAAAGAGTAATGAATCTTTAGTGTTCCATAGCATAATTAGCTTTACAAATTCTCATGTGCcaatatttaacccgttttaagaTTTAAGACTAATACTTGTCGAGGTAGTTTATCTAACTAATACTCCATCGACATGGTGATCGGGTATTGGTTATATCGTTATCATCAACTGTTAATTAAGGAAGATTAGCAAAATAGCACAAACTTTTCCTGATCCATAATACATTCTAAATGGTCCAGGCTGTCCATCCATATGCCATGTTGGTTGTTACACATGTCAACCACCGAATCTCCACATTCCCATGACCATCGAACTACATATGCATGGCATGGACTTGATTTTTTTGATTAAAATTAGGAGAACATGCTTTTCTTCTTTCATTCGAGGGTAGTTTTACTGATTTTTCACATCATTTACGTGCATGTTACTCATCATCTAAACACTATCGGATACTGTTTTAGTATGGTGTTAGTTAATAACTTTAGGGCCCAATTGTGTGAATTAGGTGGCATAAACATTATTTGTATTAACTTAGATTACTTTATAATTTCTAGATATAAAAAAGTTAAACTAATAAAATCTTAAAATGTGAATTTTAATATATATTGAAATCTTGTTAAATCATCAAAATCGATCTTGTGACTTTATCGTCTCAAAAGAGACGAAAGACAAGTTTACATCGTTATTTTAGGTAGTTTATTAAAAATAGTTTTGTACATTCGACCCCATTTAGAATCTTCTCAATTCCTCCGCTATTTATTTCCTTACTTATTCACTACACCATATCTTCTtagatgatacaaaatacaacactgttagggggcgtttggtttaATAGGTCGGAATAGATTGGAATTGAATGAGATGCCATGGGGATGTATTTATATTATAACCTCATACATGTTAACTGTTATTTGGTTCACTCTAGAATTGTATGGAGGGGGAATAGAGTTAGAAACTTGAGGGAAAAGGTaggtatgagattccaagggcCGGTTTGAGGTGGAATTAGAATCCTGAATTCCATTTCAAAACATCCCAACCAACCACTAGAATGGCTAGAATCCATTCCAAAACCTCCAAGCAAACACCCGCTTAGCTTTGGTccttactccctccgtctcaattatttgtttgtcttttattaaaatacctctcacaaacaatcaaaaAGGCAAACAAGTGATTAAGATACGGGTCGATTCGCGTTACGGGTCAACCTCGAATCGAGTTTATTTTCGGGTCGGCCTTTACCGGGTCTTATCGAGTTACGGATAAACATGCCAAATGAATCAACCAGGTTTGAATCGAGTCTAGTCTATTTAGTTCAGGTTAGTTTCGGGCTTACAAGAGTTCAGGTTAGGTCGGGTCGGCCAggtcatttcgggtttggttTGTTTTCTGGTATGATGTTATCAAGTTACTCCCTTCCATTTATCAGGTTCTTTACATTTGCTTTTGGTGCGGAATTTTACGACCTTACAGCATACGGCTTTTAAGGAGTACTTTTATTGTTTAAACCATTCATTTAAACCCAAAAAGAAAATATAAAAAATCTGTTGAAAATACCAAAAAGGAAAACGTAATGAATCTGGTCAATTTTATGTCGTTTTATATTGGATCGGGTTAATTGGGGTTCAGGTAAAGCTCGGGTCTTGAGCTCGggtgtcgggtcgggtcgggtcatctgAGTCGGGTCAATTTTGGCATGTCTACTTACGGCCAATTACGGCCCTTACGGGTCATCTCGGATCAGGTTGATTTTAATTTGCAACATTTTTGTGTTCCTGTTGAGTCAAGTTGGATTTGCTCGTGTTCGGGTTGTGTCAGACTAGCCAGATCTAATACCACTAATTTTCCAGAAAAATGATTAATGTTTATTGAAGTTTGGAAAGACCACGTGGCAGCCAGTCATAGAAGCACTTAAACTCATCAGCAAAACCTCAGCATCCCTCACAAAGTCACAATCTTTCATCAAACCCATGCCATTGCCTTATTTCACCTATAAATTCAGGTCCCCTTCTTCATTCATTTTCCCCCTTCTTCCTCTCTTTAGCCTTTCATAAAGAATTAGTacataaaacaatttaattacaaaaataaaacaattaattagaaGCATAATAACAACATAACTAGTTGCATTGCATGTGCATAGGAATCACCCACAGCTTTCTTTAATCTTTATACATATAGTTCCTGCAGTACAACTACTGCACCGCCCTTTTTCAAATCTCTATACCTTTTACATTTCCCAATTTCTACATATTATAAGTGTAATCTCCATCATTAACATAATCGTATATCTCATCTAATTGTTGGCATTCAAGTTACAAACAATGGGTGAAGAAGCAAAGACTGTAAGTACTAGTCTAACTAAAATGATCATATATAACTATTTCGCTGTATACGTTTTTCAAAATATGTAATAGTAGTCGTGGAGCCAGCAGGGGTGCTTGCCCATGCTGgaaaatgaaaaatccaaaacttCTAGTTCAATTTTTTAGATTTCCCCAACTTTTCCTTATGGCCGGCATTACTCGTTCACCCCTGTTGAAATTTTCGCCCCTAATCGTAAATCATGGCTTCGCCACTGTGTAATAGTATCATTTTTAGACAACATATACGAGGAAAATTTGAAGAACGTATACAATTTATTGGAACAAATGAAATATATGTATGGTGGAGGTACAAGAATTTGGGAAGTGGGTTAAGATTGTTTTTGAATTTAATGAAGTGGGTTAATGTTGGATTTTTATTTTTTGATAAATTGTAGGAGCAAGCTCCAGTGGAGGTTAAGCCAGAGGAGAAACCAGTAgaagagaagaaagaagaaaaccCACCTCCACCACCAGAGGCGCCGGAAGAGAAGAAAGAAGAGGAAAAACCACCGGCTGAGGAGGAAAAGAAGGCGGAGGAACCACCACAACCGCCTCCGCCACCACCTCCTTTTGTTCTTTATGTGGACTTGCATTGTGTTGGTTGTGCCAAGAAAATTGAGCGTTCTATAATGAAAGTCAGAGGTATATTTCTTTTAAACCTTAACATAAACCTTCAAAAAGAGCCAGGTGTCTTAAACGTCTACAAGTTAAAAAATCGAAAATATGTTAGTCTAGTGGATAAGACGAATTTATTATGAACAATAAGCTTCTCTTATGTTATAGAGTACTACTCTTATGATTCATTTGATTAACGTAAAAAAAACGGTAGTATACATATTAGTAAGATTAGTTAACAACtatatttatgttattgatgaatCATTTTATTATTGATCGTGCCCGAAAAGATTGAAATCATACACTAATTGTGGGATTCTCTTAGTACCATTTATGATAAACTTTATCAACTCTACAAAATCTAAACTCTAGAAGATCTTAACCCATTACGTACCTAATGGTTAGATTTACGTCATTTTCGTAAATAAAGTTTTGATCACGCAGTAACAAACTACACATCATAACTTAGTTTAAGTGTGAAAAGTGACATTTTTCTAAACATACCAACACAAACAAATTTAAACCGACATATCGACAAATTTGGTAAAATTAGTTAAAATGTATAACTTGTGTATCATCTAAGTTATTATGATTATTACGAGTATGTGattaattaaccaattaataagATTATGTTTAATTGCTCACAGGAGTAGAAGGAGTGGTAATAGACATGGGTAAAAACCAAGTAACAATAAAAGGAGTGGTGGAACCACAAGCTATATGTAATATGATCATGAAAAAAATAAAGAGAAGTGCAAAGGTTTTGTCACCTTTACCTGCTAATGAAGGTGAACCTATACCTGATGTCATCACTTCACAGGTTATTTTCATGCTTTACCTAACTTACTTTATTTTAGTATTCATCCAATTAGCATCGTCACCAGGTGGTTTTTTGTTTGCGGTTTTTCTAGCGTGTGTTCACGAAACCAATTAACTAATTGACCTTTTATCGAAATGATGAATCCTTGTAGAAATTGTCTTACAGTAGCTACAAATCGTGTAACAGTTTATTACTCATAACCTTGTATCGTTTATCTCATTTGTCCTAATTATTTCGAACTTAAGAATTTGAATTAAGACTAAACACATATTTTCATTGATAATGAGCAGGTTAGTGGATTAACTACGGTGGAGCTTAGCGTAAACATGCACTGTGAAGCCTGTGCTGGACAATTAAAGAAGAAAATACTCAAAATGAGAGGTATTGAATCCTCCTTATTTTTGTACATAAGTTTATTTCGCCTTTATTCTAATAAAAGAATTGCACGAAAGAAAATGGAAAATAAAGTTGGCTTTACAAAAATGCCATGTATATTATGTCGACCTATAATTCATTTTTGTTTTATAGCATCACATTTCCATGCTAGTACTTGTACGCTCCAGAAACGGACCCATGATTCACATCTTAAGGAGTAAGGACAGACATTTATTAAAAATCGTCGTTTTGAGTCTAAGCATGTGATTTTACTTTTTCATTTTTTAATAAATCtcgattttaattttaattttaattttccaGGAGTACAAACAGCTGAGACCGAACTAAGCAGTGGCAAGGTCACGGTAACAGGAACAATGGACGCAAACAAGCTAGTAGAATATGTCTACAGACGCACCAAAAAACAAGCCCGAATAGTTCCCCAACCCGAACCCGAGAAGCCACCTGAGGAACCCAAACCCGAAGAGGCTAAGGAACCTGAAAAACCCGCTGAGGAACCCAAACCCGAAAATGAAGGGCCTAAAGAAGGTGGTGAAAATCCAGCAGCAGAGGAATTACCACCCCCTATGGAAGGTGGTGAAAACGCACAAGACAGTCCGAATAATAAAGAAGGTG from Silene latifolia isolate original U9 population chromosome 5, ASM4854445v1, whole genome shotgun sequence encodes the following:
- the LOC141655135 gene encoding uncharacterized protein LOC141655135, whose translation is MARVRPFRFEQIWVGEEGSEDAVERGVARGRGDLVAVLDECARELRGWQKININKIGKEIEKKRKQLARFNEGDRSEENVQRRRQLVAKISNLRRQEEQYWRQRSRALWLKDGDRNTKFFHTRAGERKRKNYIAKLIDDEGAERVGTEAVTNVAMEYFQALFTSSNPTNFDDVLTGIGGRVTEVMNEGLRRDYGEEEVLEALNQMHPLKAPGPDGMNGLFYQTYWSLVGQEVVRAVLAILRGERSPRDINKTNIVLIPKKKAPDKIRDFRPISLCNVVYKLVSKVLANRLKQFLGDIVSENQGAFTPGRTISDNVLIAFEVFHAMKSSRQVEGNMAIKLDMAKAYDRVEWRFLYRVLCVMGLDRNWVDRVMACVTSVSFSVLVNGNPSRTFRPTRGLRQGDPLSPYLFILCAEVLSSLMRQAVADGALHGVRISNGAPEISHLLFAYDSIFFTRATEEEAAAVCDILRRYEYASGQLVNLDKTTVSFSKGVPLTKRSNLATRLGIIEVEEQERYLGLPTVVGRSKKVLTNILRDKLSKRLKGWRGKILSRAGKEVLLKAVANSLPTYVMSIFKIPVNFCEELRSMMSRFWWGHEEGKRGISWVSWKKLCQPKGMGGMGFRDFKLFNLALLSKQAWRLMTETESLWARVMKARYYPNGEFLSSNIGNHPSYTWRGIWEAKGVLGLGLRRRIGDGLSTRVWGDAWVVSNQMGRVITPQPPGHADMRVADLLIDGGKAWNGQLIDDIFLGFEGARIKNIRLSESAINDEWFWCAEKDGVFSVRSAYRLLAGGSDFLEVGGVSNWEREKWLWTRLWKIPVWPRVKLFFWQLCSEALATRANIATRVRGESSFCSFCNSCFESSLHVFRDCGVAQRVWEGLGLAGEEMDAGGGSVRDWIEAKWKEFGGRECGWFMVGCWALWEHRNKVIFEAREVDPDSVVKRVRGVMEEIEGGGYVWRGTRDEEGGGRRENPRRGWVAPTEGYVKVNADAGVQEGAGVNLGMVCRDGRGRVLWGATHVLEQLWESHIAEAVAVLEGIKEARRRGHENIIVESDCLQVIEALRKSSSGRSIFDLVLDDIRSLCFSFNSVIWSFTSRLNNGVAHALAHPFPRVVGKYVWSEGLPLIANDAVVSDLLLMQ
- the LOC141657126 gene encoding heavy metal-associated isoprenylated plant protein 9; this encodes MGEEAKTEQAPVEVKPEEKPVEEKKEENPPPPPEAPEEKKEEEKPPAEEEKKAEEPPQPPPPPPPFVLYVDLHCVGCAKKIERSIMKVRGVEGVVIDMGKNQVTIKGVVEPQAICNMIMKKIKRSAKVLSPLPANEGEPIPDVITSQVSGLTTVELSVNMHCEACAGQLKKKILKMRGVQTAETELSSGKVTVTGTMDANKLVEYVYRRTKKQARIVPQPEPEKPPEEPKPEEAKEPEKPAEEPKPENEGPKEGGENPAAEELPPPMEGGENAQDSPNNKEGGDNGMIIHPINIEEESMKRMMYNNNYNYTPNYYNYQPMYVIERIPPPQLFSDENPNACCIT